Part of the Athalia rosae chromosome 2, iyAthRosa1.1, whole genome shotgun sequence genome, GCTTCCCTGTCCGTATTTTCTGGATGGCAATTGTAAGTTTTCTGATGATCAATGTCATTATTCACATGGAGAAATAGTCTCTTTGTCTAGTCTACAAGAGTACAGGTAAATTATATTTCCACGTTTCCATATGATCACACAAAAACAGTAATCGTATGATGGCAATAGTGATTGAAATGTGATATActtaatatatctatgcttacATACGTTTTTAGCGAGCCAGACTTTGCAACCATAAAAATGGGTAGTAGAGTTCTAGCAaagcagaaaaatcaaatatggCACAGGGCTGTTGTGTTAAAAGTTCCCGAAATCAAACAAGATGATTATCGCGTAAAATTCGAATCCAGTGGAACTATTTTGGAACTGAGTCTGCATGATTTGTTGCCATTAAGTGAGTTAAACTTTTGTATCGAGGAAATAATTCTCTGAATGATGGTAAGCACACCCTGTAAAATATGGTATGCCTCATTGTGTAGGTGATGCGGACTTGAACATGTCAAATTCTTCGGATGATAGTGATTCTGAGAATGATGCTGAAGAATTTAATAAAGATGAATTGGTTCAACAATCGCTGCTCATGACGAATGGGAACGAGGCGTTAGGTAGTTGGGAACGATACACACGTGGCATAGGTAGCAAATTGATGGCTAGCATGGGTTATGTAACTGGTACTGGCCTGGGAAAAAGGGCTGATGGTCGGGTTGAACCAGTACAGGCAACTGTTCTACCACCTGGTAAATCATTGGGTAAGGGAAATCCTTGATTAGCATAAGTATGTGtgatgtgtgtatataaaaatataactaGCTAACTTCAAATGATTTATACGTTATTTTGGATATCTCTTTTAGATCACTGTATGGAGTTACGTGAAAATGCAAATGGTGACAAGGATTTGTTCTCAGTTGAACGAAGGCTTAAAAGACAGCAACAGAGAATGGATCAGTTACGAGAGAAACAGTATCAGAAGGAAATACGCAACGAGCGTAGTaatgttttcaattttatcaactCTACTCTCGGTGATAAAGGTGAGCACACAAAATCATTATGAAAGGATACCTGAAAACAGCATTTTCCAATCACTTTCATACTAATATATTATTGtaacaaataacaaatacTAACATTTACTTACAGCAGCTCAAGATGATTTGAAAGCTTGTAGCTCGGTGGACAAATCAAATTTGAAGACTGAAACAagtcaaaaattgaatgttgCAAGCCTTCAAATCGGcgagaatattcggaaaattgaaaaagatgcTTCTAAGTTACAAGACTCTCTTAGAAGGCATGTGAAAGGAACTTTACCCTATAACAACATAGT contains:
- the LOC105694019 gene encoding zinc finger CCCH-type with G patch domain-containing protein isoform X1; protein product: MVIISDGENCQNLFAKAKHKVLSLTIGFSNMTDIDSLTVAIEQYENQLAQVQIALSIATSGPDKENLLSLRSDIQELINLTRENLNSLKETSTTDNKSQDTDEADDPLAEEYALFKTVLGETLDKSDYAQQNESTTGISADIDEDLKALKGMKCRAPHGSGWGGISHHNAMVCSTHAIDEAQITSMNDIKVRVMFTNPTHKEMLPCPYFLDGNCKFSDDQCHYSHGEIVSLSSLQEYSEPDFATIKMGSRVLAKQKNQIWHRAVVLKVPEIKQDDYRVKFESSGTILELSLHDLLPLSDADLNMSNSSDDSDSENDAEEFNKDELVQQSLLMTNGNEALGSWERYTRGIGSKLMASMGYVTGTGLGKRADGRVEPVQATVLPPGKSLDHCMELRENANGDKDLFSVERRLKRQQQRMDQLREKQYQKEIRNERSNVFNFINSTLGDKAAQDDLKACSSVDKSNLKTETSQKLNVASLQIGENIRKIEKDASKLQDSLRRHVKGTLPYNNIVLQYNQKQKELGDLRIAEKKIVAEQDHRRSKAKLTIF
- the LOC105694019 gene encoding zinc finger CCCH-type with G patch domain-containing protein isoform X2, coding for MVIISDGENCQNLFAKAKHKVLSLTIGFSNMTDIDSLTVAIEQYENQLAQVQIALSIATSGPDKENLLSLRSDIQELINLTRENLNSLKETSTTDNKSQDTDEADDPLAEEYALFKTVLGETLDKSDYAQQNESTTGISADIDEDLKALKGMKCRAPHGSGWGGISHHNAMVCSTHAIDEAQITSMNDIKVRVMFTNPTHKEMLPCPYFLDGNCKFSDDQCHYSHGEIVSLSSLQEYSEPDFATIKMGSRVLAKQKNQIWHRAVVLKVPEIKQDDYRVKFESSGTILELSLHDLLPLSDADLNMSNSSDDSDSENDAEEFNKDELVQQSLLMTNGNEALGSWERYTRGIGSKLMASMGYVTGTGLGKRADGRVEPVQATVLPPGKSLDHCMELRENANGDKDLFSVERRLKRQQQRMDQLREKQYQKEIRNERSNVFNFINSTLGDKAQDDLKACSSVDKSNLKTETSQKLNVASLQIGENIRKIEKDASKLQDSLRRHVKGTLPYNNIVLQYNQKQKELGDLRIAEKKIVAEQDHRRSKAKLTIF